A single region of the Paramicrobacterium fandaimingii genome encodes:
- a CDS encoding ATP-binding cassette domain-containing protein, translating into MASDSDEHQAPARTPVLSMRDISKGFGAVRALSDVELDVFPGEVVAIVGDNGAGKSTLVKILAGVHGADRGSITFTGEPVAIASPTASRELGIATVFQDLALCDNLDVVANLFLGHELSAGTLNEELMEQQSWELLRQLSAKIPSVRTPVASLSGGQRQTVAIARSLIGDPQVVILDEPTAALGVAQTAEALNLIERLRERGLGVILISHNMADVQAVADRVVVLRLGRNNGMFYTSDVSYEEIIAAITGATDNPMTTGRESDASKEDPINNE; encoded by the coding sequence ATGGCATCCGATTCAGACGAACATCAGGCGCCCGCCCGCACACCCGTGTTATCCATGCGGGACATCTCGAAGGGGTTCGGCGCTGTGCGCGCGCTCTCGGATGTGGAGCTTGATGTCTTTCCTGGAGAGGTCGTCGCCATCGTCGGCGACAACGGCGCGGGCAAATCCACACTCGTGAAGATTCTTGCCGGAGTGCATGGAGCCGACAGGGGGTCGATCACGTTCACCGGCGAGCCCGTGGCGATCGCCTCGCCGACAGCATCCCGCGAACTCGGAATCGCAACGGTGTTTCAAGATCTTGCGCTCTGCGACAATCTCGACGTCGTCGCGAATCTGTTCCTCGGGCATGAGCTGAGCGCAGGCACCCTCAACGAGGAACTCATGGAACAGCAGTCGTGGGAGCTGCTTCGGCAGCTTTCGGCGAAGATTCCCTCCGTGCGCACGCCCGTCGCCTCGCTCTCCGGTGGCCAGCGACAGACGGTCGCCATCGCTCGCTCCCTGATTGGTGATCCGCAGGTCGTCATTCTCGACGAACCGACAGCGGCCCTGGGCGTTGCACAGACCGCCGAAGCGCTGAACCTGATCGAACGACTGCGAGAACGCGGACTCGGGGTCATCCTCATCAGCCACAATATGGCCGACGTGCAGGCAGTCGCCGACCGGGTCGTTGTGTTGCGACTCGGCCGAAACAACGGAATGTTCTACACCTCCGACGTGAGCTATGAAGAGATCATCGCCGCGATTACGGGGGCAACAGACAACCCGATGACCACGGGGAGAGAATCCGACGCGAGCAAGGAAGACCCGATTAACAATGAGTGA
- a CDS encoding ABC transporter substrate-binding protein, translating to MKITTTTKTVVSAAAILLSLGTLTACSNAAESQEGDEDSSAPTIGLLLPDNVTERYASADKPYFEEKIADLCADCKVLYANADADAAKQQQQAESMLTQGADVLVLDPFDGKAAAAIVNQSIQQDVPVIAYDRMINSPDVSYYISFDNVKVGELQATALVKRMKDLGLPDDAGILMVNGSPRDPNAAQFKKGAHNVIDKSDLTVLAEYDTPGWKPAKAQNWVAGQVTKFGDEIKGVYDANDDTAGGAIAALKAGGIDPLPPVTGQDAALSGIQRILAGDQYMTVYKAFKPEAYKAAELAFALADGDSPKADSTVKTADGDEIPSFLLDPVPVTAGEVQSTVIKDGLYTVDEICTDAYAAACKENGIT from the coding sequence ATGAAGATCACCACCACAACGAAGACAGTGGTCAGTGCTGCAGCGATCCTTCTCTCCCTAGGAACCCTCACGGCATGTTCCAATGCCGCAGAGTCTCAAGAAGGAGACGAGGACTCGTCCGCTCCCACGATCGGCCTGCTGCTCCCGGACAACGTCACGGAACGCTATGCGAGTGCAGACAAACCGTACTTCGAAGAGAAAATTGCCGACCTCTGCGCCGACTGCAAAGTTCTGTACGCGAATGCAGACGCGGATGCGGCAAAGCAACAACAGCAAGCCGAATCAATGCTCACCCAGGGAGCAGACGTTCTTGTGCTCGATCCATTCGATGGCAAAGCTGCCGCGGCCATCGTCAACCAGTCGATCCAGCAGGACGTTCCGGTCATCGCATATGACCGCATGATCAACAGTCCCGATGTTTCGTACTACATCTCCTTCGACAACGTGAAGGTCGGGGAACTGCAGGCGACCGCGCTCGTGAAGCGAATGAAGGATCTCGGACTGCCCGATGATGCCGGAATTCTCATGGTGAACGGTTCCCCGCGCGACCCGAACGCTGCGCAATTCAAGAAGGGCGCTCACAACGTCATCGATAAGTCCGACCTGACGGTGCTCGCGGAATACGACACCCCAGGATGGAAGCCAGCGAAGGCGCAGAACTGGGTGGCCGGCCAGGTCACCAAGTTTGGCGACGAGATCAAGGGCGTCTACGACGCCAATGACGATACGGCCGGTGGCGCCATCGCAGCCCTGAAAGCAGGGGGAATCGATCCGCTCCCGCCCGTGACCGGCCAAGACGCGGCGCTCTCAGGAATTCAGCGCATTCTCGCCGGCGATCAGTACATGACCGTCTACAAGGCGTTCAAGCCCGAAGCGTATAAGGCCGCTGAACTGGCCTTCGCCCTTGCTGACGGTGACAGCCCGAAGGCCGATTCCACGGTGAAGACCGCGGATGGTGACGAGATTCCCTCGTTCCTCCTCGACCCCGTTCCGGTGACGGCCGGTGAGGTCCAATCAACAGTGATCAAGGACGGCCTCTACACGGTGGACGAGATCTGCACGGACGCGTACGCCGCCGCGTGCAAAGAGAACGGCATCACATAA
- a CDS encoding ROK family transcriptional regulator, which yields MIDAITQHGGLTQVELAGATGLSPATISNIVKELSASGVLDTRASTRSGRRASYVTIAHAAGIVAGIHFSARHLRVVISDANRTVLSETHMPLARAHRADNELDRAALLLADMLAGMNSSVDKLLGIGIALPAPLRQPVGMVARNGILSGWSGVDVPHVMEDLLKRPVFVDNASNLAALAEARTGAGRGKDTLVFIDLDHGIGSGLILGGRLFRGHTGAAGELGHTVIREGGPVCRCGNRGCLEAIAGGPALIDQLEPEHGSMKLGDIVIRAVEGDPRTLRVLADAGRHIGLAVANLCNLLDPERVVIGGELARSGELILGPIRHAMERSVIVGPEAAPEVVQGQLGSHAAARGAVIHAIDNVSLQSNVS from the coding sequence GTGATCGATGCAATCACACAACACGGCGGTCTCACCCAGGTGGAACTTGCGGGAGCGACGGGCCTGTCGCCCGCGACGATCTCGAACATCGTCAAGGAGCTTTCTGCCTCTGGAGTGCTCGATACACGAGCGAGCACTCGGAGTGGGCGGCGAGCCAGCTATGTGACGATTGCTCATGCTGCGGGAATCGTCGCCGGCATCCACTTTTCGGCTCGCCACCTGCGCGTCGTCATCTCAGATGCAAATCGCACAGTGCTCAGCGAGACGCATATGCCGTTGGCCAGGGCGCATAGAGCTGACAATGAGCTCGATCGTGCCGCTCTGCTGCTCGCTGACATGCTCGCGGGGATGAACTCCTCTGTTGACAAGCTGTTGGGAATCGGAATCGCACTGCCGGCTCCGCTGCGACAGCCAGTGGGGATGGTTGCCCGTAACGGCATCCTCAGTGGTTGGAGCGGTGTTGACGTTCCCCATGTGATGGAGGATCTGCTGAAACGGCCCGTGTTCGTTGACAATGCGTCAAATCTCGCCGCTCTTGCTGAAGCGAGAACCGGGGCGGGGCGGGGCAAAGACACCCTTGTCTTCATTGACCTTGACCACGGGATCGGCTCGGGGCTGATTCTGGGAGGGCGGCTTTTTCGCGGACATACCGGCGCTGCGGGCGAGCTCGGGCACACAGTGATCAGGGAAGGCGGGCCCGTGTGTCGGTGCGGCAACCGCGGGTGCCTCGAAGCAATTGCGGGCGGGCCAGCCCTGATCGACCAGCTTGAACCGGAGCACGGCTCGATGAAGCTTGGCGACATCGTGATTCGTGCAGTGGAGGGCGACCCTCGCACGTTGCGAGTGCTCGCGGATGCGGGTCGCCATATCGGGCTGGCCGTCGCCAACCTCTGCAATCTCCTCGACCCGGAGAGGGTCGTCATCGGCGGTGAACTCGCCCGATCCGGTGAGCTCATCCTCGGGCCGATCCGCCACGCGATGGAGCGCTCGGTCATTGTCGGACCCGAAGCGGCCCCCGAAGTCGTGCAGGGTCAATTAGGCAGCCACGCTGCAGCCCGAGGTGCGGTCATCCACGCGATCGACAATGTGAGTCTTCAGTCGAACGTGTCGTGA
- a CDS encoding methyltransferase: protein MQPSDETAWQTLAPLIDLVTPMAVRVAATLGVADLLRDGPVSATDLARRSGADADALERMLRHLTFRGMFVESTPGVFALNPAAALLDSEHPSGMRVSLDLTGFGGQMDLAFTRLMHTVRTGEPAWQEVFGAPFWEYLEATPTMAASFDAVMAAGAEYVDDDAAAWDWSRARHVVDVGGGTGALVAALLQRHPQLQATLVDLPETVQRGRELLVARGLERRVRIAGQSFFDPLPPAGDVYVLNSILHDWPDSDAVAILRRCAEAAGPGGVVVIIEQNDGSGADHAEMDLRMLVLCAGRERTRAEFEALAREAGLSVTGYRSTPLGQVGIELRVAAAIDDRLPAPH, encoded by the coding sequence ATGCAGCCTTCCGACGAGACGGCGTGGCAGACCCTCGCCCCGCTGATCGACCTCGTGACGCCCATGGCCGTGCGGGTTGCCGCGACCCTCGGCGTGGCCGACCTCTTGCGCGACGGGCCTGTGTCCGCCACAGACCTCGCCCGCCGCTCGGGAGCTGATGCCGACGCACTCGAGCGGATGCTGCGCCACCTGACGTTTCGCGGCATGTTCGTCGAGTCGACCCCTGGCGTCTTCGCGCTCAATCCGGCGGCGGCGCTGCTCGACTCCGAGCATCCCTCTGGCATGCGCGTCAGCCTCGACCTCACGGGTTTTGGCGGGCAGATGGATCTTGCCTTCACGCGGCTGATGCACACGGTTCGCACGGGGGAGCCCGCGTGGCAGGAGGTGTTCGGTGCGCCATTCTGGGAGTACCTGGAAGCGACACCGACGATGGCCGCGTCGTTCGATGCTGTGATGGCCGCCGGCGCTGAGTACGTCGACGACGACGCCGCTGCCTGGGACTGGTCGCGCGCGCGACACGTTGTCGATGTCGGAGGGGGCACCGGGGCGCTGGTAGCGGCGCTGCTGCAGCGGCATCCCCAGCTGCAGGCGACACTCGTCGACCTCCCCGAGACCGTGCAACGAGGTCGTGAGCTGCTGGTCGCGCGGGGCCTCGAACGCCGCGTGCGCATCGCAGGGCAGAGCTTCTTCGACCCGCTTCCGCCCGCGGGAGACGTGTATGTGCTGAACAGCATCCTGCACGATTGGCCCGATTCGGATGCCGTGGCGATTCTGCGGCGGTGCGCCGAGGCGGCGGGGCCGGGCGGCGTCGTCGTGATCATTGAGCAAAACGACGGTTCGGGTGCAGACCATGCAGAGATGGATCTCAGGATGCTTGTGCTCTGCGCCGGCCGCGAGCGCACGCGTGCCGAGTTCGAGGCTCTCGCGCGGGAGGCAGGCCTCTCTGTGACGGGCTACCGCTCGACACCACTCGGGCAGGTCGGCATTGAGCTGCGTGTCGCTGCTGCTATCGACGACCGTTTGCCTGCGCCGCACTGA